One region of Microbacterium rhizosphaerae genomic DNA includes:
- a CDS encoding aminotransferase, whose product MPETESLVQAPPPEISPDEAADLAAALFGVTGSARPLGSNQDLNFVIDDGVAPRLLKIANPATPAAELEAQSRAAARIAERSDVRVPMPHVFDDGTSVRAVELEGGIAHARLLDFLPGRTLSGSRYLSPAAIRAMGRLAASVDLALAGFADPGAERTNQWDLQHAPAALAALLPSVADTALRARLRSTAESAWRAVAVHAESLPQQVIHGDLTDDNVVTTDGRVPDGVIDLGDLGRTWRVGELAITLSSLLHHDGVDLPAALEAVRAYHEVLPLADAELDVLWPLLALRAAVLVASAHHILLTDPGNEYAAENLAHEELIFEAAVSLPLPVATELVRHAVGADAPPLRTPSGRLIRPRSTPGLLDLSVDSALLDEGRWLDPDAESELLRAATAEHPVATRFGEPRLTRSRPYAHDGPANVPLGLDFAVPEPVALQAPWDGVVDLSGDLVAGGLRLRLRGASDVVAGPVREGEVFAEVVDVVTISLVADGVDVPEFTTAALAPAWRPFVADPSPLLGLPPAAIRTSDAGRLLHRREEHVAEVQEHYFDEPPVMLRGWRELLVDEDGRVYVDALNNVTSIGHAHPLLVHNIARQWSLLNTNSRFHYPQIAEFAERLAGLLPDGLDQVFLVNSGSEAVDLALRLAQAHTGRKDVVAVREAYHGWTYLTDAVSTSVADNPSALETRPEWVHTVDAPNPFRGVHRDDPSRYAVDAVAEVERLADAGTPPGAFLAETLYGNAGGVALPAGYLEAVYAAVRAHGGVAVADEVQVGYGRLGHWFWGFEQQGVVPDIVAVAKAMGNGHPLGAVITTPEIAASYRSQGYFFSSAGGSPVSSVVGLTVLDVIQSEGLQQNAAEVGGYLKERLQELGTRHPLLATVHGFGFYLGPEFAREDGAPATEETAAICDRMRRLGVIIQPTGDFQNVLKVKPPMVFTRESADAFVDALDRVLSTGW is encoded by the coding sequence GTGCCCGAGACCGAATCGCTCGTCCAAGCGCCGCCGCCGGAGATCTCACCGGACGAGGCTGCCGATCTCGCCGCCGCACTGTTCGGTGTCACCGGCTCCGCGCGGCCGCTCGGCAGCAACCAGGACCTGAACTTCGTGATCGACGACGGCGTCGCGCCGCGGCTCCTGAAGATCGCCAACCCGGCCACTCCGGCCGCGGAGCTCGAGGCGCAGTCTCGGGCCGCCGCCCGTATCGCCGAGCGCTCCGACGTCCGAGTCCCGATGCCGCACGTCTTCGACGACGGCACCTCGGTGCGGGCCGTGGAGCTCGAGGGCGGCATCGCGCACGCGCGGCTTCTCGACTTCCTGCCCGGGCGGACACTCTCGGGCAGCAGGTACCTCTCCCCCGCGGCCATCCGCGCGATGGGACGGCTGGCGGCATCCGTCGATCTCGCGCTCGCCGGCTTCGCCGACCCGGGCGCCGAGCGGACGAACCAGTGGGACCTCCAGCACGCGCCCGCCGCATTGGCGGCGCTGCTGCCGTCGGTGGCGGACACCGCGCTGCGCGCCCGGCTGCGCTCGACGGCGGAGTCGGCATGGCGCGCGGTCGCCGTGCACGCCGAGTCGCTGCCCCAGCAGGTCATCCACGGCGATCTCACCGACGACAACGTGGTGACGACGGATGGGCGCGTGCCCGACGGCGTCATCGATCTCGGCGACCTCGGGCGCACGTGGCGCGTGGGTGAGCTGGCGATCACGCTGTCGTCGCTCCTGCACCACGACGGCGTCGACCTCCCCGCCGCTCTCGAGGCCGTGCGCGCGTACCACGAGGTGCTGCCGCTGGCCGATGCCGAGCTCGACGTCCTGTGGCCCCTGCTGGCGCTGCGCGCCGCGGTGCTCGTCGCGAGCGCGCACCATATCCTGCTCACCGACCCGGGCAACGAGTACGCCGCGGAGAATCTCGCACACGAGGAGCTCATCTTCGAGGCCGCCGTGTCACTCCCGCTCCCCGTCGCCACGGAGCTCGTCCGGCACGCGGTGGGAGCGGATGCTCCTCCCCTGCGCACGCCGTCAGGACGCCTGATCCGGCCGCGATCCACGCCAGGACTCCTCGACCTCTCCGTCGACAGCGCGCTGCTCGATGAGGGGCGCTGGCTGGATCCGGATGCCGAGAGCGAGCTGCTGCGGGCGGCGACGGCTGAGCACCCCGTCGCGACGCGGTTCGGCGAACCGCGTCTGACCCGGTCCCGTCCGTACGCCCACGACGGGCCGGCGAACGTGCCGCTCGGGCTGGACTTCGCGGTGCCCGAGCCCGTCGCGCTGCAGGCGCCATGGGACGGCGTGGTCGACCTGTCCGGGGATCTCGTCGCCGGCGGCCTGCGCCTCCGCCTTCGTGGTGCGAGCGACGTCGTGGCCGGTCCCGTGCGCGAGGGCGAGGTCTTCGCCGAGGTCGTCGACGTCGTCACGATCTCGCTCGTCGCCGACGGCGTCGACGTCCCCGAGTTCACGACGGCGGCACTCGCCCCGGCCTGGCGCCCGTTCGTCGCCGATCCCTCCCCGCTGCTCGGGCTTCCGCCGGCCGCGATCCGCACGTCCGACGCGGGTCGCCTCCTGCACCGGCGCGAGGAGCACGTCGCCGAGGTGCAGGAGCACTACTTCGACGAGCCGCCGGTCATGCTGCGCGGCTGGCGGGAGCTGCTCGTCGACGAGGACGGCCGCGTCTACGTCGACGCGCTGAACAACGTAACGTCGATCGGGCACGCGCATCCGCTGCTCGTCCACAACATCGCCCGGCAGTGGAGCCTTCTGAACACGAACTCGCGGTTCCACTACCCGCAGATCGCGGAGTTCGCGGAGCGGCTCGCGGGGCTTCTGCCCGACGGGCTCGACCAGGTCTTCCTCGTCAACAGCGGCTCCGAGGCCGTCGACCTCGCCCTGCGCCTCGCGCAGGCGCACACGGGCCGGAAGGACGTCGTCGCCGTGCGCGAGGCGTATCACGGCTGGACGTACCTGACGGATGCCGTGTCGACCTCGGTCGCCGACAACCCGAGTGCGCTCGAGACACGGCCGGAGTGGGTGCACACGGTGGACGCCCCGAACCCGTTCCGCGGGGTGCATCGCGACGACCCGTCGAGGTATGCGGTGGATGCGGTCGCCGAGGTCGAGCGCCTCGCCGACGCCGGCACCCCGCCCGGGGCGTTCCTCGCCGAGACGCTGTACGGCAACGCCGGCGGCGTCGCGCTGCCCGCGGGCTACCTGGAGGCGGTGTACGCGGCCGTCCGCGCGCACGGCGGGGTCGCCGTCGCGGACGAGGTGCAGGTCGGGTACGGCCGGTTGGGTCACTGGTTCTGGGGCTTCGAGCAGCAGGGCGTCGTGCCCGACATCGTCGCGGTCGCGAAGGCGATGGGCAACGGGCATCCCCTCGGCGCGGTCATCACGACGCCGGAGATCGCCGCGTCGTACCGGTCGCAGGGGTACTTCTTCTCGTCGGCCGGCGGGTCGCCGGTCTCGTCCGTCGTGGGACTCACCGTGCTCGACGTCATCCAGTCCGAGGGGCTGCAGCAGAACGCGGCCGAGGTCGGCGGCTACCTCAAGGAGCGGTTGCAGGAGCTCGGCACCCGCCATCCCCTCCTCGCCACCGTGCACGGGTTCGGGTTCTATCTGGGCCCCGAGTTCGCCCGTGAGGACGGGGCGCCCGCGACGGAGGAGACGGCGGCGATCTGCGACCGGATGCGGCGGCTCGGC